The genomic interval GTGCGGGTCTCGCGGAAGGCGTCACGGAGTTTGGTGCGGAAGAAGTTCGTGGCGAAGAACAGCACGGGCAGCACCGTGAAGGAGATCAGCGCGAGGCGCCAGTTCACGCTGAGCATGATCACCACGTACACGACGATGATGAACGTCGACTGGATCAGGCTGACCAGCCCGCCGGTGATGAACTGGTTGATGGCATCCACGTCACTGGTCACGCGGGTGATCAGGCGCCCGACCGGGTTCTGGTCGAAGAACGCGAGGTGCAGGCGCTGCAGTTTGCTGAACACGTCGGCGCGGATGTCGCGCAGCACGTTCTGCCCCAGGTACCCGATGGCGAGGGTGAAGCCGTACTGCAGGGCGAACTCCAGGACCTTCAGGCCCATGTAGGCCAGCGCGGTGACGGTCAGGCCGTTCAGGAGCACGTCGCGGCTGGTGGCGCGGCCCTGCGCGAGCGGGGACAGGTACGCGTCGATGGCGTGGCGCTGGAGCAGCGCGAACAGTGGGGACGCCAGGGAGATCAGCAGGGCGAGCAGGACCCCACCGATCACGAGGGGCAGGTACGGGCGGACGTAGTGCAGGATGCGCCGCACCAGCTGGGCGTCAAAGCCTTTCTGGTACGCGTCGGTCGCGTCGGGGGGAGTCATCGGGTCACCTTCGGGGGCAGGGTGTCTTCCAGGCGGTCGGCGGCGTGTTCGGCGTCCCCGATGGGTTCGTCGTCGGCGTCAAGGTCACTGGCAAGGCGTTGCAGGCGTTCGAGCTGGGCGTAGTGCCCATTCAGGGCGAGCAGTTCGTCGTGGCTGCCCTGTTCGGTCACGCGGCCCTGGTCAAGAACCAGGATCTGGTCGGCGTGCCGCAGGGTGCTGATGCGGTGGGCGATCAGGATCACGGTGCGGCCCTGGCTGATCTGGCGCAGGCTGTCCACGATGCGGCGTTCGGTTTCGGTGTCCACGGCGCTCAGCGAGTCGTCGAGAATCAGGATGCGCGGCTCGCGGACGATGGCGCGGGCGATGGCGGTGCGCTGCCGCTGTCCGCCGGAGAGGGTCACGCCGCGTTCGCCGAGCATGGTGCCGAACCCCTGCGGGAAGCCCTCCACGTCGTCGAGCAGGCCCGCGAGGCGCGCCGCTTCGCGCACCTTGGCGGGGTCGGGCGTCTGGGGGATGTTGTCCGGGGGCGGAGCGCCGACAATGCTCACGCCGGTGGGCACGACCGGAAGGTCACGCGCCTCGATGCCGAACCCGATGTTGTTGGCGATGGTGTCGCTGAACAGGAAGGGTTCCTGCGGCACCACGCTGATCACGTCGCGCAGCGTGGCCAAAGGAATCACGCGCAGATCGTGACCGTCAATGCGGATGGAGCCGCTGGTGGGGTCCATCGCGCGGGTAAGCAGCTGGCCCAGCATGGTCTTGCCGCTGCCCGTAGGACCGGTGATGCCCAGGAAGGTTCCGGCCGGCACGTGCAGGTTCACGTGGTCCAGCACGGTGGTCTGTCCGTAGCGCAGCGTCACGTCCTTGAAGTCGATGTCGCCGCGCAGGGCGGGCACGCGGGGCTCGGTGCGGCCCGGCTCGTCACGGACCAGCGGCTGGGCGCCGAACATCTCCTGCAGGCGCAGCCAGGAGCCCAGGCCGCGCTGGATGACCCCGGTGATCCAGCCGATCATCAGCATGGGGAAGGTCAGGCGTTCGAGCGTCCCGACGAACTGCACGAACATCCCGACCGTGAAGGTGCTCTCAGGCGCGAGGATCAGCCGGCCGCCGACCAGCAGGATCAGCCCGAAGGCGAGCCCCAGCAGCAGGCTCATGAACGAGCGCAGCGGGCCGTCAACCTTGGTCAGCGCAATGTTGCGCCGCAGGAGTTCGAGGTTCATGGCGCGGTAGTCCTCGATCTCTCGGTCCTCGATGGCGTATCCCTTGACGACGCGCGCGCCGCTGAAGTTCTCCTGCGCCCGCGCCGAGATCACGGAATTCTGCTCCTGCGCGAGCCGGTGGCGGACACTGATCTGCCGCGCAAGGTACGTCAGGACGCCCACGATCACCGGGACGATGGCCAGCACGATCAGCGTGAGCTGCCAGCTGAGGCTGAACATCACCGCGAAGGCTGTGGCGAAGCCCGACACGATGTTCACGATCTGCCAGGCGCCGAAGCCCAGCATTTCGCGTACGGCGCTCAGGTCACCGGTCAGGCGGTTCATCAGGTCGCCGGTGCGGGCCCGGTCGTAATACGCCTTGTCGAGGGTCTGCAGGTGCGCGAACAGGTCACGGCGGATCTCGTACTCGCTCTGGCGGGACGCAACGACAATCTGGCGGCGCATGATCAGCATGAAGCCACCAGCGGTGACGGCCGCCGCCACGATGCCCAGGGCGTACAGACCGGCCGTGGTCAGGGCGATGCCGGGCGTGGCGGGGTCGGCATCCACCTGGCCGGTCAGGCCGTCGATGGCAAGGCGGATCAGGTAGTACGGCAGGAGGTTCACGGACGTGGCGATCACGACCGCGATCAGGCCGATGGCGTACTGGCGCAGGTGCAGGCGCAGGTACGGCCAGAGGGAGCGGAAACTGTCCATGGGGGGTGCCTCCTGGGGGGCAGCGGTGCGGCGAGAGGGCGGGTACGGGACCCGTGCGCGGGTCAGGATACGCCCGGTGGCAGGGCCTGAAATGCGCCATGTGGCGCATACCACTGCTGTCGTTCAGGGAATGCTCAAGGGCGGCTCGTGGCACATCTCATAGGGTCCTGGCCTGAGGTGATTGACACGTATGGGGGGGGGTGCTACTATTCGCAGCCGGAAGTGACCGCGGCAACGCAGAGGCTTCCGCACTCAGAGGCCGGACATTGTTCCAGCACTTCGACAGGGACGGTGCCACCCTAGCTCAACTGGTAGAGCACCCGACTTGTAATCGGAAGGTTGGGAGTTCGATTCTCCTGGGTGGCTCCAAACGACGCGGTCTCACCACAAGTCGCGCCGTGCACTTCTCGAAACGGGCAGTGAGAACAACCTGGGTAGGTGGCCGAGTGGTTAAAGGCGACAGACTGTAAATCTGTTCACGTAAGTGTACGGCGGTTCGAATCCGCCCCTGCCCACCACCGAACGCGGGAATAGCTCAGTTGGTAGAGCGTCAGCTTCCCAAGCTGAATGTCGCGAGTTCGAGTCTCGTTTCCCGCTTTCCTTCGCTTCTGTAGCTCAGTGGTAGAGCACTCCCTTGGTAAGGGAGAGGTCGTCGGTTCAATCCCGACCAGAAGCTCCAACAAGTCGGCGCGACCTGCTCTGTGGGTCGCGCCTCTTCTCTTCACCTGACCGCAGTGAGAACCCTGAGGCCCCTGCGCTTTGCGTTTCCGCGGCGGACTTGTACACTGTCAAGGCTTGCCTGCACCTGCGGGCAGTTCCATTCCAGGAGGACACACACATGGCTAAAGGAACGTTCGAGCGCACCAAGCCCCACGTGAACGTGGGCACGATCGGTCACGTCGACCACGGCAAGACCACCCTCACGGCCGCGATCACCTTCACGGCCGCCGCGATGGACCCCACCATCGAAAAACTGGCCTACGACCAGATCGACAAGGCCCCCGAAGAAAAAGCCCGCGGCATCACCATCAACACCGCGCACGTCGAGTACAACACCCCCACGCGCCACTACAGCCACGTAGACTGCCCCGGCCACGCCGACTACGTCAAGAACATGATCACCGGCGCCGCGCAGATGGACGGCGCGATCCTGGTGGTCAGCAGCGCCGACGGCCCCATGCCCCAGACCCGCGAGCACATCCTGCTCGCCCGTCAGGTCGGCGTGCCCTACATCGTCGTGTTCATGAACAAAGTCGACATGGTCGACGACGAAGAACTGCTCGAGCTCGTGGAAATGGAAGTCCGCGAACTGCTCAGCAAGTACGAGTTCCCCGGTGACGACCTCCCCGTCATCAAGGGCAGCGCGCTGCAGGCCCTCGAAGCCCTGCAGGCCAACCCCAAAACCGCCCGCGGCGACAACAACTGGGTGGACCGCATCTGGGAACTGCTCGACGCGGTCGACAGCTACATCCCCACCCCCGAGCGTGACACTGACAAGCAGTTCCTGATGCCCGTCGAAGACGTGTTCACCATCACCGGCCGCGGCACCGTCGCCACCGGCCGCGTGGAGCGCGGCACCGTCAAGGTGCAGGACGAAGTGGAAATCATCGGTCTGCGCGACACGAAGAAAACCACCGTCACCGGCATCGAAATGCACCGCAAGCTGCTCGACAGCGGCATGGCGGGCGACAACGTGGGCGTGCTGCTGCGCGGCGTGGCCCGTGATGACGTCGAGCGCGGCCAGGTGCTGGCCAAGCCCGGCAGCATCAAACCCCACACCAAGTTCGAAGCCAGCGTGTACGTGCTGAGCAAGGACGAAGGGGGCCGTCACAGCGCGTTCTTCGGCGGCTACCGCCCGCAGTTCTACTTCCGCACGACGGACGTGACCGGCGTGGTGGAACTGCCCGAAGGCGTGGAAATGGTCATGCCTGGCGACAACATCACCTTCGTGGTGGAACTGATCAAGCCCATCGCCATGGAAGAGGGTCTGCGCTTCGCCATCCGCGAAGGTGGCCGCACCGTCGGCGCCGGCGTCGTTGCCAAGGTCCTGGAGTAATTCCTCACCATTGAACAGAAGGAGCCCCCGTCTGGGGGCTCTTTTCTTTAGGTCCTGGCAGGCGTGACTCCAGAATTCGATCCTTCTCAGGTCTGACGCACTCCTGGGGCCACGGCAGGTGTGGCCGTACCCGCGCGCGCCGGAGCGACCCATCCGGTGAGGAAACCCAGGCTTGATCACCCGGGAGAGTCCAGGCAGGCCATCCGAATTCTTATCGGACGCTTGCCCCTGATCCGTGGTTCATTCACCGGTCCTGGCTTCTGCTGTCCCCCTGTTCAGCCAGAACAGGAAAGGCAGGATGCCTCTTGCCCAGGTTCTCCTTCCGGCAGCGGAAGTGCCCGTGAGAGCCGCTCAGCATGCGCAGCACGGACAGATCCCCTTCAGGGTGGGCGGAACAGTAGACACCTGGGCTCCCGGTGCCTATAATCCGAATGTTGCCCGCCAGAAGGCGGGCTTTTACCAGCGTGTCCAACTCCGCCAGCGCGCGAGAAGGACCTCTCCTGTGCGGGAGAGGCTGGGAGCAAACCCTCCCCGCGAGGGCTTGCGAAGGAGCATCTCATGGCGAAAGACGGCCCCCGCATCATCGTGAAAATGGAAAGCACCGCCGGCACCGGCTTCTACTAC from Deinococcus taeanensis carries:
- the tuf gene encoding elongation factor Tu; amino-acid sequence: MAKGTFERTKPHVNVGTIGHVDHGKTTLTAAITFTAAAMDPTIEKLAYDQIDKAPEEKARGITINTAHVEYNTPTRHYSHVDCPGHADYVKNMITGAAQMDGAILVVSSADGPMPQTREHILLARQVGVPYIVVFMNKVDMVDDEELLELVEMEVRELLSKYEFPGDDLPVIKGSALQALEALQANPKTARGDNNWVDRIWELLDAVDSYIPTPERDTDKQFLMPVEDVFTITGRGTVATGRVERGTVKVQDEVEIIGLRDTKKTTVTGIEMHRKLLDSGMAGDNVGVLLRGVARDDVERGQVLAKPGSIKPHTKFEASVYVLSKDEGGRHSAFFGGYRPQFYFRTTDVTGVVELPEGVEMVMPGDNITFVVELIKPIAMEEGLRFAIREGGRTVGAGVVAKVLE
- a CDS encoding ABC transporter ATP-binding protein — encoded protein: MDSFRSLWPYLRLHLRQYAIGLIAVVIATSVNLLPYYLIRLAIDGLTGQVDADPATPGIALTTAGLYALGIVAAAVTAGGFMLIMRRQIVVASRQSEYEIRRDLFAHLQTLDKAYYDRARTGDLMNRLTGDLSAVREMLGFGAWQIVNIVSGFATAFAVMFSLSWQLTLIVLAIVPVIVGVLTYLARQISVRHRLAQEQNSVISARAQENFSGARVVKGYAIEDREIEDYRAMNLELLRRNIALTKVDGPLRSFMSLLLGLAFGLILLVGGRLILAPESTFTVGMFVQFVGTLERLTFPMLMIGWITGVIQRGLGSWLRLQEMFGAQPLVRDEPGRTEPRVPALRGDIDFKDVTLRYGQTTVLDHVNLHVPAGTFLGITGPTGSGKTMLGQLLTRAMDPTSGSIRIDGHDLRVIPLATLRDVISVVPQEPFLFSDTIANNIGFGIEARDLPVVPTGVSIVGAPPPDNIPQTPDPAKVREAARLAGLLDDVEGFPQGFGTMLGERGVTLSGGQRQRTAIARAIVREPRILILDDSLSAVDTETERRIVDSLRQISQGRTVILIAHRISTLRHADQILVLDQGRVTEQGSHDELLALNGHYAQLERLQRLASDLDADDEPIGDAEHAADRLEDTLPPKVTR